From a single Serratia surfactantfaciens genomic region:
- a CDS encoding choline transporter, translating to MTTRETSSKPQQDRLNPVVFFTSAGLILAFSLMTIFFTDFSGQWITRTLNWVSTTFGWYYLLAATLYIVFVVFIAASRFGSIKLGPEQSKPEFSLMSWAAMLFAAGIGIDLMFFSVAEPVTQYMMPPEGDAQTLEAARQAMVWTLFHYGLTGWSMYALMGIALGYFSYRYNLPLTIRSALYPIFGKRINGPIGHSVDIAAVLGTIFGIATTLGIGVVQLNYGLKVLFEIPENLTVQGSLILLSVIMATISVTSGVNKGIRILSELNVLLALGLILFVLFFGDTEFLLNALVLNVGDYVNRFMGMTLNSFAFDRPVEWMNNWTLFFWAWWVAWSPFVGLFLARISRGRTIRQFVVGTLIIPFVFTLLWLSIFGNSALYQIIHGNAEFAQEVMQFPERGFYSLLAQYPGFTFSASVATITGLLFYVTSADSGSLVLGNFTSRLADINNDAPNWLRIFWSVAIGLLTIGMLMTDGVPALQKTTVIMGLPFSFVIFFVMAGLYKSLRVEDYRKASALSTLAPVPVSSHDVLNWKQRLSRVMNYPGTQYTQKMLDKVCRPAMQDVARELALRGAKVEFSEVPPTEDERLNHLELLVHLGEEQNFIYQIWPMRYSVPGFTYRARSGKSHYYRLETFLMEGTQGNDLMDYSKEQVIGDILDQYEKHLNFLHIHREAPGGTLTFPDM from the coding sequence ATGACAACACGCGAAACCTCCTCCAAACCGCAGCAGGACCGCCTCAACCCTGTGGTTTTCTTCACCTCGGCGGGGCTGATCCTGGCCTTCTCGCTGATGACCATCTTTTTCACCGACTTCTCCGGGCAGTGGATCACCCGCACGCTGAATTGGGTGTCGACCACCTTCGGTTGGTACTACCTGCTGGCGGCGACGCTGTACATCGTGTTCGTGGTGTTTATCGCCGCCTCGCGCTTCGGTTCGATCAAGCTCGGGCCGGAACAGTCCAAACCGGAGTTCAGCCTGATGAGCTGGGCGGCGATGCTGTTCGCCGCCGGCATCGGCATCGATCTGATGTTCTTCTCGGTCGCCGAGCCGGTGACCCAGTACATGATGCCGCCGGAAGGCGACGCGCAAACGCTGGAGGCGGCGCGCCAGGCGATGGTCTGGACGCTGTTCCACTACGGCCTGACCGGCTGGTCGATGTATGCGCTGATGGGCATCGCCCTCGGCTACTTCAGCTATCGCTACAATCTGCCGCTGACCATCCGTTCGGCGCTGTACCCGATCTTCGGTAAACGCATCAACGGCCCGATCGGCCACAGCGTGGACATCGCCGCGGTGCTCGGCACCATCTTCGGCATCGCCACCACGCTGGGTATCGGCGTGGTGCAGCTCAACTACGGCCTCAAGGTGCTGTTCGAGATCCCGGAAAACCTGACGGTACAGGGCTCGCTGATCCTGCTGTCGGTGATCATGGCCACCATCTCGGTCACTTCGGGCGTCAACAAGGGCATCCGCATCTTGTCCGAGCTGAACGTGCTGCTGGCGCTGGGCCTGATCCTGTTCGTGCTGTTCTTCGGCGACACCGAATTCCTGCTCAATGCGCTGGTGCTCAACGTCGGCGATTACGTCAACCGCTTTATGGGCATGACGCTCAACAGCTTCGCCTTCGATCGGCCGGTGGAGTGGATGAACAACTGGACGCTGTTCTTCTGGGCCTGGTGGGTGGCGTGGTCGCCGTTCGTCGGCCTGTTCCTGGCGCGCATCTCGCGTGGGCGCACCATTCGCCAGTTCGTGGTCGGCACGCTGATTATTCCGTTCGTGTTCACCCTGCTGTGGCTGTCTATCTTCGGCAACAGCGCGCTGTATCAGATCATTCACGGCAACGCCGAATTCGCGCAGGAAGTGATGCAGTTCCCGGAGCGCGGCTTCTACAGCCTGCTGGCGCAATATCCCGGCTTCACCTTCAGCGCCTCGGTGGCCACCATCACCGGCCTGCTGTTCTACGTCACCTCGGCGGACTCCGGCTCGTTGGTGTTGGGCAACTTCACTTCGCGGCTGGCCGACATCAATAATGATGCGCCGAACTGGCTGCGGATTTTCTGGTCGGTAGCCATCGGCCTGCTGACCATCGGCATGCTGATGACCGACGGCGTGCCGGCGCTGCAGAAAACCACGGTGATCATGGGCCTGCCGTTCAGTTTCGTGATCTTCTTCGTGATGGCCGGGCTGTATAAATCGCTGCGGGTGGAAGACTACCGCAAGGCCAGCGCGCTCAGCACCCTGGCGCCGGTGCCGGTCTCCAGCCACGACGTGCTCAACTGGAAACAGCGCCTGTCGCGGGTGATGAACTACCCGGGTACTCAGTACACGCAAAAAATGCTGGATAAGGTCTGCCGCCCGGCGATGCAGGACGTGGCGCGCGAGCTGGCGCTGCGCGGCGCGAAGGTGGAGTTCAGCGAAGTGCCGCCGACCGAAGACGAACGCCTGAATCACCTGGAGCTGCTGGTGCACCTGGGCGAAGAACAGAACTTCATCTATCAGATCTGGCCGATGCGTTACTCGGTGCCGGGCTTCACCTACCGCGCCCGTTCCGGCAAGTCGCACTACTACCGGCTGGAGACCTTCCTGATGGAGGGCACCCAGGGCAACGACCTGATGGACTACAGCAAGGAACAGGTGATTGGCGATATCCTCGACCAGTACGAGAAGCACCTGAACTTCTTGCACATTCATCGCGAAGCGCCGGGGGGCACCCTGACCTTCCCGGATATGTGA
- the betI gene encoding transcriptional regulator BetI, which produces MPKVGMQPIRRQQLIDATLAAVNEVGMHDATIAQIARRAGVSNGIISHYFKDKNGLLEATMRYLISHLGEAVKLRLQALTDHSPAARLQAIVAGNFDDSQINSAAMKTWLAFWASSLHQPQLNRLQQVNGRRLYSNLCAEFRRVMPQPQARLAAKGLAALIDGLWLRSALRGSAFNQAQALALTTEYITFQLRGQTPPGG; this is translated from the coding sequence ATGCCAAAGGTAGGAATGCAGCCAATCAGAAGGCAGCAGTTGATTGATGCCACGCTCGCCGCGGTAAACGAAGTGGGAATGCATGACGCCACCATTGCGCAGATCGCGCGGCGGGCCGGCGTTTCCAACGGCATCATCAGCCATTATTTCAAGGATAAGAACGGCCTGCTGGAAGCCACGATGCGCTACCTGATCAGCCATCTGGGCGAGGCGGTGAAGCTGCGCTTGCAGGCGCTGACCGACCACAGCCCGGCGGCGCGGCTGCAGGCGATTGTCGCAGGCAACTTCGACGACAGCCAGATCAACAGCGCGGCGATGAAGACCTGGCTGGCCTTTTGGGCCAGCAGTTTGCATCAGCCGCAGCTCAATCGGCTGCAACAGGTGAACGGCCGCCGGCTCTATTCCAACCTGTGCGCCGAGTTTCGCCGCGTTATGCCGCAGCCGCAGGCGCGGTTGGCGGCCAAGGGGTTGGCGGCGCTGATCGACGGACTGTGGCTGCGCAGCGCGCTGCGCGGTTCGGCGTTCAATCAGGCGCAGGCGCTGGCGCTCACGACCGAATACATCACGTTCCAACTCCGGGGGCAAACGCCGCCTGGAGGATAA
- the betB gene encoding betaine-aldehyde dehydrogenase codes for MSRFGLQKLYIHGAYVDSTAGKTFNAINPANGEVLAEVQSAGAEDVDRAVASAASGQKVWAAMTAMARSRILRRAVDILRERNDELAALETLDTGKAMSETTAVDIVTGADVLEYYAGLIPAIEGEQIPLRDTSFVYTRREPLGVVAGIGAWNYPIQIALWKSAPALAAGNAMIFKPSEVTSLTALKLAEIYTEAGLPDGVFNVVTGSGAEVGQYLTDHPGIAKVSFTGGVKTGKKVMANASGSTLKEVTMELGGKSPLIIFDDADLDRAADIAMMANFYSSGQVCTNGTRVFVPAALQAQFEAKILERVKRIRLGDPTDPQANFGPLVSFAHMESVLRFIESGKNSGARLLCGGERVTHGEFGKGAYVAPTVFSDCRDDMEIVREEIFGPVMSILSYQNEEEVVRRANDTTFGLAAGVVTNDLARAHRVIHQLEAGICWINTWGESAAEMPVGGYKQSGVGRENGLTTLEHYTQIKSVQVELGDYASVF; via the coding sequence ATGTCCCGTTTTGGCTTGCAGAAGCTCTATATTCATGGCGCCTATGTAGACAGCACCGCTGGAAAAACCTTCAACGCCATTAACCCGGCGAATGGCGAAGTACTGGCCGAAGTCCAGTCCGCCGGCGCTGAAGACGTCGATCGTGCGGTGGCCAGCGCGGCCAGCGGGCAGAAAGTGTGGGCGGCGATGACGGCGATGGCGCGTTCGCGCATCCTGCGTCGCGCGGTGGATATTCTGCGCGAGCGCAACGATGAACTGGCGGCGCTGGAAACGCTGGATACCGGCAAAGCGATGTCGGAAACCACCGCGGTGGACATCGTCACCGGCGCCGACGTGCTGGAGTACTACGCCGGCCTGATCCCGGCCATCGAAGGCGAACAGATCCCGCTGCGCGATACCTCGTTCGTTTACACTCGCCGCGAACCGTTGGGCGTGGTGGCCGGCATCGGCGCCTGGAACTACCCGATTCAAATCGCGCTGTGGAAGTCTGCGCCGGCGCTGGCGGCGGGCAACGCGATGATCTTCAAACCGAGCGAAGTCACGTCGCTGACGGCGCTGAAGCTGGCGGAAATTTACACCGAAGCCGGCCTGCCGGACGGCGTTTTCAACGTGGTGACCGGCAGCGGCGCGGAGGTGGGGCAGTACCTGACCGACCATCCGGGCATCGCCAAAGTGTCCTTCACCGGCGGGGTGAAAACCGGCAAGAAGGTGATGGCCAACGCGTCGGGGTCGACGCTGAAGGAAGTCACCATGGAGCTGGGCGGCAAGTCGCCGCTGATTATTTTCGACGACGCCGATCTGGATCGCGCCGCCGATATCGCCATGATGGCCAACTTCTACAGCTCCGGCCAGGTGTGCACCAACGGCACCCGCGTCTTCGTGCCGGCGGCGCTGCAGGCGCAGTTTGAGGCGAAGATCCTCGAGCGCGTGAAGCGCATTCGCCTCGGCGATCCGACCGATCCGCAGGCCAACTTCGGGCCGCTGGTCAGCTTCGCGCACATGGAGTCGGTGCTGCGCTTTATCGAGAGCGGTAAAAACAGCGGCGCGCGCCTGCTGTGCGGCGGCGAACGCGTCACCCACGGCGAGTTCGGCAAGGGCGCTTACGTGGCGCCGACGGTGTTCAGCGACTGCCGCGACGACATGGAAATCGTGCGCGAGGAGATCTTCGGGCCGGTGATGAGCATCCTCAGTTACCAGAACGAAGAGGAAGTGGTGCGCCGTGCCAACGACACCACCTTCGGCCTGGCCGCGGGCGTGGTGACTAACGATCTGGCTCGCGCGCACCGCGTGATCCATCAGTTGGAAGCCGGCATTTGCTGGATCAACACCTGGGGCGAGTCGGCGGCGGAAATGCCGGTCGGCGGTTACAAGCAGTCCGGCGTCGGCCGCGAGAACGGTCTGACCACGCTGGAGCACTACACCCAGATCAAATCGGTGCAGGTTGAGCTGGGCGATTACGCCTCGGTGTTTTAA
- the betA gene encoding choline dehydrogenase: MEFDYIIIGAGSAGNVLATRLTEDADVSVLLLEAGGPDYRMDFRTQMPAALAFPLQGRRYNWAYETDPEPHMNNRRMECGRGKGLGGSSLINGMCYIRGNAMDFDNWAKAPGLEDWTYLDCLPYFRKAETRDIGPNDYHGGEGPVSVTTPKAGNNELFHAMVEAGVQAGYPRTDDLNGYQQEGFGPMDRTVTPKGRRASTARGYLDQARSRPNLKIVTHALTDHIVFDGKRAVGVNYLQGDSNQLTHATARREVLLCAGAIASPQILQRSGVGPAALLNSLDIKVVHDLPGVGENLQDHLEMYLQYACKKPVSLYPALQWFNQPKIGAEWLFNGTGIGASNQFEAGGFIRSREEFAWPNIQYHFLPVAINYNGSNAVKEHGFQAHVGSMRSPSRGRVQVKSKDPRQHPSILFNYMATEQDWQEFRDAIRITREIMAQPALDEYRGREISPGPEVQTDEQLDAFVREHAETAFHPSCSCKMGEDEMAVVDGQGRVHGMEGLRVVDASIMPLIITGNLNATTIMIAEKLADRIRQRAPLPRSTADYYVAGDAPVRKL; this comes from the coding sequence ATGGAATTTGACTACATCATTATCGGTGCCGGTTCCGCCGGCAACGTGTTAGCCACCCGATTGACCGAAGACGCCGACGTCAGCGTCCTGCTGCTGGAAGCCGGCGGCCCGGATTACCGGATGGATTTCCGTACCCAGATGCCGGCCGCGCTGGCGTTTCCGCTGCAGGGTCGCCGCTACAACTGGGCGTATGAAACCGACCCTGAGCCGCACATGAACAATCGCCGGATGGAATGCGGCCGCGGCAAAGGGCTGGGCGGTTCGTCCCTGATCAACGGCATGTGTTACATTCGCGGCAACGCGATGGACTTCGACAACTGGGCCAAGGCGCCCGGCCTGGAAGACTGGACCTATCTGGACTGCCTGCCGTATTTCCGCAAGGCGGAAACGCGCGATATCGGCCCGAACGATTACCACGGCGGCGAGGGCCCGGTGAGCGTCACCACGCCGAAAGCCGGCAACAACGAACTGTTCCACGCGATGGTGGAAGCCGGCGTGCAGGCGGGCTATCCGCGTACCGACGATCTGAACGGTTACCAGCAGGAAGGCTTCGGCCCGATGGATCGCACCGTGACGCCGAAAGGGCGCCGCGCCAGCACCGCTCGCGGTTATCTGGATCAGGCGCGTTCGCGGCCAAACCTGAAGATCGTCACCCATGCGCTGACCGATCACATCGTATTCGACGGCAAGCGCGCGGTGGGCGTCAACTATTTGCAGGGCGACAGCAATCAGCTGACCCACGCCACAGCACGCCGCGAAGTGCTGCTGTGCGCCGGCGCCATCGCCTCGCCGCAGATCCTGCAGCGTTCGGGCGTCGGCCCGGCGGCGCTGCTGAACAGTCTGGATATCAAGGTGGTGCACGATCTGCCGGGCGTGGGGGAAAACCTGCAGGATCACCTGGAGATGTATCTGCAGTACGCCTGTAAGAAACCGGTGTCGCTGTACCCGGCGCTGCAATGGTTCAACCAGCCTAAGATCGGCGCGGAGTGGCTGTTCAACGGCACCGGCATCGGCGCCAGCAACCAGTTCGAGGCCGGCGGCTTCATCCGCAGCCGCGAAGAGTTCGCCTGGCCGAACATTCAGTATCACTTCCTGCCGGTGGCGATTAACTACAACGGCAGCAACGCGGTGAAAGAGCACGGCTTCCAGGCGCACGTCGGCTCGATGCGTTCGCCGAGCCGCGGCCGGGTGCAGGTGAAGTCGAAAGATCCGCGTCAACACCCGAGCATTCTGTTCAACTACATGGCGACCGAGCAGGATTGGCAGGAGTTCCGCGACGCCATTCGCATCACGCGCGAGATCATGGCGCAGCCTGCCCTGGACGAATACCGCGGCCGCGAAATAAGCCCGGGGCCGGAGGTGCAGACCGACGAGCAGCTGGACGCCTTCGTGCGCGAGCATGCCGAAACCGCTTTCCACCCGTCCTGTTCGTGCAAAATGGGCGAGGATGAGATGGCAGTGGTCGACGGCCAGGGCCGGGTGCACGGCATGGAAGGATTGCGGGTGGTGGATGCGTCGATTATGCCGCTGATCATCACCGGTAACCTGAACGCCACCACCATTATGATCGCAGAGAAGTTAGCCGATCGCATTCGCCAGCGCGCGCCGCTGCCGCGCAGTACCGCCGACTATTACGTCGCCGGCGATGCGCCGGTGCGCAAGCTGTAA